The genomic stretch TCGGGGGCTCGTGCGGAAATGAACCGTCAGCTTGGGACGGGCTCGGGGTCCGTGGAGAGCTCGTACAGGCGGCCGCCCACCCCCTCCAGCACCGCGTCCGTGAACGCGATGGCGTGAACGGACGAGTACGAGGTGTAGAAGCTCTCGATCTTCGCGCCAAGCGAGGAGTCGCGGCCCTGCAGCTGGCGCAGCATGACCCATGGCTTGCGGTTCGGCCAGAACCGCTGAGCCGCGCACCAGAAGCGCAGCGCCTCCAGCACCATAAAGCCGGCAAGCACGCGTGCCTCCAAACTGTCCTCGGCCATGTCCTCCAGGTCGAGCACGATGTTGGTGATCGCGTAGCGCTGCCGCTGGAAGAACTTGGGGCCGGGCTCCGCCGGCCCCGCCCGGAAGCGCTCCTCCGCGTCACGCTTGAGCGCCGTGGCCTCGCCCGTCCGGTCGAACAGCAGCTCGCCCGTGGCGAACGCATCGATCATGGCGGGGTTTCCCTTTTCGATGTCCTCGCGCCAGTGTTGCAGGGGCCCCACCTGCAGCTGCACCTCCACGCCGTTGATCATGCGGCTCCGCTTCCAGTACTCGGTGCCGTTCGTAAGAGCGAGGACGTCCA from Longimicrobium sp. encodes the following:
- a CDS encoding nucleotidyltransferase domain-containing protein, which gives rise to MSVATESVPVFAIAPAEDGQIAFPPAMEARFRPGLAAVHDEMLAREEVIALLCFGSAPRGEAKPKSDLDVLALTNGTEYWKRSRMINGVEVQLQVGPLQHWREDIEKGNPAMIDAFATGELLFDRTGEATALKRDAEERFRAGPAEPGPKFFQRQRYAITNIVLDLEDMAEDSLEARVLAGFMVLEALRFWCAAQRFWPNRKPWVMLRQLQGRDSSLGAKIESFYTSYSSVHAIAFTDAVLEGVGGRLYELSTDPEPVPS